In Passer domesticus isolate bPasDom1 chromosome 1, bPasDom1.hap1, whole genome shotgun sequence, one DNA window encodes the following:
- the LOC135286282 gene encoding ly6/PLAUR domain-containing protein 2-like gives MKKLLVGFLLGLAFVELAQSLRCYVCKEPTDISKCRTPVTCSPKATVCTTTLHSMETGYPFFGNITVTRACEEECLSYNGIGAQKPKSCCYTDLCTDDTKSSNGVRSSSAALGLVALVAGTVLQCSL, from the exons ATGAAGAAACTCCTGGTGGGATTCCTGCTTGGCCTGGCATTCGTGGAGTTGG cccagtCCCTGCGATGTTACGTGTGCAAGGAGCCCACAGACATTTCCAAGTGCAGGACGCCCGTCACGTGCTCCCCGAAAGCCACCGTGTGCACCACGACGCTGCACTCCATGGAGACAG GTTATCCCTTTTTTGGCAACATCACCGTGACCAGGGCCTGTGAGGAGGAATGCCTCTCCTACAACGGGATAGGGGCCCAAAAGCCCAAATCCTGCTGCTACACCGACCTGTGCACAGACGACACCAAGAGCAGCAacggggtgaggagcagctctgcggCGCTGGgtctggtggccctggtggctgGCACGGTCCTCCAGTGCTCCCTGTGA
- the LOC135290342 gene encoding ly6/PLAUR domain-containing protein 2-like — translation MKVFLSLLLAAVTCMDLGHSLQCYTCRDLTPVQECQKVENCTEKENICKTTIYSLEDVYPHTGVLTVTKMCSSVCEPSDVDGIGMTRPVTCCFSDLCNVDGAASLGISVVPVGILASSLCAFFWTRV, via the exons ATGAAGGTGTTTCTGTCTCTTCTGTTGGCTGCTGTCACTTGCATGGATTTGG GACACTCCTTGCAGTGTTACACGTGCAGGGATTTGACCCCAGTTCAGGAGTGCCAGAAAGTTGAGAACTGCACAGAGAAAGAGAACATATGCAAGACTACAATCTATTCCCTGGAGGATG TTTATCCCCACACAGGAGTCTTGACTGTCACCAAGATGTGCTCCTCTGTGTGTGAACCCTCTGACGTGGATGGCATCGGGATGACACGTCCTGTCACCTGCTGTTTCTCTGACCTGTGCAACGTTGATGGCGCAGCAAGTTTGGGGATCAGCGTTGTGCCAGTTGGGATCCTGGCAAGTTCCCTCTGTGCCTTTTTCTGGACTAGAGTGTGA